In Glycine max cultivar Williams 82 chromosome 10, Glycine_max_v4.0, whole genome shotgun sequence, the DNA window AACTTCCATAGCAACACATGAATCTCTGGATATGGAGAATGAGGTAGTAATAAATAATCgtcttcattattattattagtttgttaaatttcccatattattataataaaattagtgaGCAGTATTATATTTCCATTGACTGCCTTAGACATTGGACGTACGTTGCAATTTCAGCCAACAAAGTTGCCTCTCGCTGTACGTAGGCCATGTTCTATCTTGGTAGTCATTTAGAAATCCAAAGTGAAGttaacttaaatatataatacagcaatattgatttaattttttaatcattacaaattagtattaatgtattttataatttacgtggaaaaattctaattttaacattattttatatttaaaaactaaattatgatgacttttattatctttgatgatgaaatcAAACTCATTGTCTGGATGTTTCCGTCCTTTgcatataacaataaaaatggtaaaaatGTCATCTTGTTGAATGTATgaggttttatgttttttgataGAAGATTGTATTGGGTTGTTAACCCACTTTTGCTATGTCTTTTCAGACAATGAAAAAAGTCGTGTCCAAAGCTACTACCATTTGGAACTCATTAATTTCTGTACCGGATGAAGCGGTGGCACTATTGGAATGGACAGAGATCATAAATGAAATGAggctaaaacaataattttctgGTGAGTACGTAAACATTTGCCTgttttgtgaattgtgattacGGGCAATGGCAAAGCGTGAGATTCACATATTAAGTCTAAGATAAATTATAGGAATgaattcttttaaatatatttttttattagttgaaattgagtgaaaattataaaatgttttactacgttttgtgttttattttatatttttataggtTTTACTAAATTTTAGTGATGTGTTGgagaatatattattaatatttctctTAAATGCAAATACTATATACACACAGATaatgtaaaacttttttttacattgttacttaattatatacatatatatattctataaaagTTATACTAAAgtattaaaagtattttattaattaaagagaaaaaattatataataaaaatataaaattgtatataGTCAATTataatctatttaattttaaaataattatcttaaaataatttaaatgatacttttttaattaaataatggtATAAAACTCTTTTATACAGTCATATTAAactctttattaattattttttaagaataaaattttaaatatgttttctatCTTTTATATGGTGTGCTATAAACTCAAAAAATACTCTTAatcaaatgtttaatttttttaatgaattaaataattataaacacattttatgttcggtatttttttaatgattaaaagaagacaatattttttgtgtgcaaataagtaaatataaatactATCAGTGTAATTTAGATCCTTTAAGCATAAGAGGTAttgaggttttttttatttgttgttgaaGTAATCTTTTTCCAATTGGTTGTTTTATTCTGAGATAGAGGGATATCCCTTTTTGTGATTTGATGTTCAAggcaaaatcaaattttgattaagaaattcaaattgaatcatttttatcaataattttttacaactaaataatatttttaacacaTATTTATCTTCAGAATTAATACAagaataaaacaactaaaatctAAGTTATAGGTCtactaacaaaaatatatttattattggtgttaataaaataaaaaaatgtcacatatgtaacaaaaatatcacatatgtttaaaaagattcaaacatataacttttttttagagtgtaaatttatttctttaaatttgcTTTAAGGACCTCATATCGTTAAACCGACCATGATTGTCTTATTAAACAATTCTTATTGAATTATTGTAGTCAACTTAGTAGTAGAAGATttaaataatatggataaagaCTTAGATTAAATTCGTAATGTCTTAGTTGTTGTATGAAATAATTCTTaccatatttataaaaataacaaatcaaaatctcagaatacataagaaaataaaaaaaaaaattaaaacttaaatttgagcTTTGCCAGTGAAAGAAAGAATGTAGTTGCAGTAGAGATGGGTCCTGAAAAAATTAATCATGGAGAAAATTCTTATAAACTTTCCAtttacgataaaaaaaaaaatttaaaaataaataattttgacccTATGTGGTAGTATTTCCATTACCATGGTTACATTGCAGCTTCAGCACATAGCTGGTGTTCTGGGCACCTTCTACCGACTTACAGCTTCTCGTGAGCAACGTGAACTACACCCATGAACTGGATTGGAAAAATGGTTTGAACTTTAGGTTTACCAAACGTTCTTACAGTGCTTTCATGATTGGTGGGTCTCTGTGCCAActctttttttgttacaaaaaaacCTATCAACTTTTCAATTCTTGCTTTGCTCCTTCAACAAGGCCCACACTTACCACCTATTTGTCATGGCTTCCTCTGCTTTATTGCAACCGTTTCCTTCTGCTCCTTCTGAGCTGCTTCTCTCATGATTGGGGCTGCTTCGGTTTTGTATCGTTTGCAACGAGTAATGGACTGAGAAAGACaggttttttttaatgatgggTAGTAATGAGATTGAATATTTATCTGAACAAGTGTTAGATaggggttttgaatttgatagtCGGCAGAATAAAGATCTCAAGCAAATGGATATAGAGTCTCGGGGTGAGAAGTTTTATGGAGCTTCTTCTGAGGAGGATGAGGATGGGAACCAGTCGTTGCCGCAAGTTGCTTCTTCATCAAGAAGAGGTTTGTGCTAGTTAGTTTTATAGTTTCTTCTGTTAAGTAGTTGATTATGACTATGACTGTCAAATAGGCATTGCTTTAGGTTCTGTTGTTATCTGATGAATGCTTTATTGATTTAGCTTGAAGGAAAGCTAGCTCCAGAGCACTgtataattctaaaaaatctTGCGAATTTAGTTGCCTTGTCTGAGGAGGGAAGAAGGGGAGATTCATATGTAGATAACAAACATGTCCTAGCTCTACAAGATTATTCACTGAGCCTCTTCTTCGAAAGCCTTTATGCATTTATTGAGTCTAAGTTAGTTGCCTTCTGTGTAAGGTCTTATCCAGATTGGCACTTTCATATTTATGAAATATGTAGTTTCCattgtatttttagtttctgTTAGAGATTCCCAAGCACCAACAGTTAGTTAAGCAAATAGGTAGTTAGTAAGAGAGGGTGGAAAGAAAGGGGTAGAAAGGAGTGGTGACATTCTCTTTTGTATCGATTGAAAACTGAGCATTAGCTTTGTTGTAGAAAGGGGAAACCCGAAACCCTTTGGGAAAGAGAGACTCCTCTTGGAGGAGAGATCTTTCTCCTTGCTCTATTCATTTTTGATCAGGAAATAAAAATCTGTCTTTTCTGTTCTTTGTTTTCTATCCATAGCTCCTAACAGTTTCACAAGTTTAAATCTAAAATACTGTGTTCCATTGAAATTAGTTTCAACCTTAATagctttatttccttttaaaataattgtgtgCTCACCTCCTATCTTGGTCAAATGCTATTGGTCCTGCCCTCATGGACTACTGTTTCTAACTTGCTTCTTTtggaagattaattttatatgtcTTGTCTGTCCAATTCTGTTCGTGAAGGTTTGGAACATTGCATCACATCCCCTGTTGGAACTGAGAGGAACCCACTTATAGTTGGTGATGAGATTTTTCTTTCTAGATCAATGACAGGAAAGAGGGAATTCCCTAGGCAGGACACAATATTGGACAGGCTGTCTGAGAGGGCGAAGGTATTGCAATTATTACTGTATGTGGAAGATCTTAAGTTCCAAAGttgtgtttgtttatttttattctagttGGGGTAAGTTTCACCAAAAAGTTGATATTAATATTTCTTTGACTGTTCTGTTCAATCTTGTTTGAAATATGTGAATTGGAACAGTGTTATTTGTTCTTTTGGGTGTTGGACATATCTCAGGTTCTTGACATGTGGTTGGGTTATTTGAAATATGTGATTTGTAGCTTTATTCTTGAAATTGTTATCTGTATTTGTGATTTATGCATCAGAGCTTCCAAATTATTTGCATGTTCATAACACTTTATTGTTTTGCCACTCAGCAACTGATTACTAACCTAGTGAAGATACAAAATGATGGCACTGTTGAAGTTGATATAGAAATGAGTGCATATGTTGCTCCAGAATTGTTAGAGCTCCAATCTTTTGTCGAGTCAACAGTGAGTGGAAGTCTTAGTTCAGAATCAAAAAAATCTGTTCCACGGTTACAAATTGTCATACTTGTGGTTGGAACTAGAGGCGACGTACAACCTTTTCTGGCCATTGCAAGGAGACTTCAGGCATGTTTGgatattttcattcaattcatTTTGATGCACATCAGCACATGAGAATTGCATTAAATCATTGTTATCTTTGTATTGCTTTCTTGCATATCTTATGGTGTAGGAGTCCCTAATATCTTGATATTTGTGATTTACTTTAATACGAGGCCTAAATGAGAATTTGGGATTATTTTTCTTGGAAATCACATCATATATAGATTTCCTTTCAGTTGCTttgttcagaaaaaaaaaatactgtttGTAATGTATTATTATCATGATAATTTGTCATATTGGCATTGGTGATAACAACTTGTCATTGAAGTTCTTAATAGaacttttaatttttgggaAGGAATTATTCTGGTCTCCTGTAGTTTTAGTtgcctttaattttaaaatcccTAGGTTTTCCTAATTATCTGATTGCTGTCACGTGATTTGCACCGCTGATCTATTTGAAAGGGTGCAAATCTTGATTTTTAACTACTGTTGATGTATTGTATGTCCCCGCAGTCAATTTTGTTGCTTCCATAGATGAACTAAATATTTACTTGCAGGAGTATGGTCATCATGTTAGGCTGGCAACTCATGATAATTTCAAAACATTTGTGAAGTCAGCTGGTGTAGATTTCTATCCTCTGGGTGGCGATCCTCGTGTATTGGCAGGATGTAAGAGGTtccttttttatactttcattaatatccaataatttatttttcagtcTTCTGGTATTTTGTGCTTAACTTGACTATAGCAGGATGTAAGAGGTtcctttatattggttcaccTATTAAAAATGGTATTTAGATTAGAAAAATGCTGGAATTTACTGATATTACATGGTGCTCTAGTGCAGTTACTCTGTACATCAGAACAACTTCGGAAAAGACCAACtttttacaatttaaatattttataaaatatttttcaagtattggTGTAGAAGGTCCTTCTTTTATACCTGAAGTTGTTAATATATCGTAAATTGTCTAAATTTCCAAGTGTTAATAATAGATTCAACAATGTAAAATAGATACTTTAACATATCTGGCCTTTCTATAACTGTATATGAACCTAAAACAGATCTGAAATGGATAAGGATGTATCATGCATGCTAGCTATAATAATtaccaagaaaagaaaatatcagtTCATggaacaaggatttcaaatacAATTGGGGCATCTTAAATAACCAATTAATTGTAGGGTAAAGAGATGAGAGTTGATAGAGCTGAATAAAAATTCAGACCTAACATAAATATTCCCTTAACAAAACTTCAATCCCAAAAAGTCATAAGTCTGATCAAAATTATTGAAGCCTTATGTTCTCTATTTTTATACAGTTAATTGATAGATAGTAATTATTATACTCATAGTCATATGAAATAGCAAGCTGTAAGGTAATGAAAAATTGTCAAAAATATTCTCATCATTCTCCAATTGCTAAATTTACAAAACATTCTCTGATTCCTCCACTGTAGATTAAGTTAACTTAGGCCATGACTGTGATCTTTCAAGCTTTGGCTCTTTTATCCTCATGGCTCAGTCTCccctatttttgttttgaaacatGCTAAAACAATgatgtatttttgtttgaatcttATTCTGCTGCTGCTCTTATTcattatatacacatataatGATATACTAAAAGAGATATTTAAATTATAGACATGGCAAGGAATAAAGGTTTAATCCCTTCTGGACCAGCTGAAATATCTGTCCAACGAAAGCAGCTGAAGGCCATCATTGATTCCCTTCTTCCAGCATGCACAGCACCTGATATGGAAACTGGTGTTCCTTTCAAAGCTCAAGCTATTATTGCCAATCCTCCTGCTTATGGTGAGTGGTTAGGACTTAAGATATTAGTGTATCATGtatttctttattaaatatCTTTCTTACGATTGATTTATgttttaaggtttaattatccgtagtttttttttttattgaaatatgatATTCATATAACACATGATTTGCAAGTATGACATTTGGCATTAGCCTTGAGACTAGGATCTGTACCTGTAGAACATACTTCTAATACCTGGATGACagttaaaacaatataaatggTCTTCATATAGTAATGCCATATTACTAGACCATTCAAATGGTGACCCTGATGTTTGAGTCATACTTGGCTACTTGGTATTGACGGGTTGAAGTGCATTGGCATTTTGCACATGttcattcaattaattttcaatgTTCATAAACACAATTTAGGGTTGGACTTATCTCCTTTGATCAGGAGCATAAATTGTTTAagtagaaataaagaaaaattaagctattttagggtttttttttttcaaatactcATTACATGTATACCGCACTCAAAGATATAAACAAAAAGTGCTAACCATGTACGGGGTAAGGAACAGTGGGACTACAAGAGTAACTACTGATATTGAAGTAAGTTTTAAAGCCTGAAGAATAatggattttctttttctcgaATCTGTTTACCAAATTCATAAGAATGTTGTTGAATTCagtaattttttcaataaaaaaatcttttcattttagcggaatatttttgtttgtttatcacATCATTATTTGCAAATTTGCCTGGACTtgcatatgtttatttttagaataaaatagaTAGAATTATATCTTTGGATCCTGGCTTGCAGGACATGTACATGTTGCTGAGGCCCTTGGGGTGCCCCTCCATATCTTCTTCACAATGCCATGGACGTGAGTTTAAATTGTTATAAAAGTTGTCACTTTTTATATGTTAGCAAGATAAAGTTTTATtaagatataaataattttctaattcttgaattgattttcattgttCATACAGTACagaaatgttttaattaaaaccAGTAACAACTGTATTTTCAAATATTCAGATAAATGCAACATTCTTTTATCATCCCTTGTCAGtgctttctttaaatatttgaggtcaattaaatatattttttcaatatgcAGGCCAACATATGAGTTCCCCCACCCTTTGGCACGTGTTCCTCAAAGTGCCGGTTATTGGGTATGTCCTTTGCtgacactatttttttaatctgattttgataattttataaatatttgctGAACTAACTTACCAACATACCTGTTTCAATATTTCCTTGCCGTCTCCAGCTGTCCTATATAATCGTGGATTTACTAATATGGTGGGGAATGCGAAGAATTATCAATAACTTCAGGAAAACAACACTGAAGCTTGCTCCTATTGCATACTTCAGTATGTACCGTGGATCAATATCTCATTTACCGACTAGCTACATGTGGAGTCCTCATGTTGTTCCCAAACCAAGTGGTATGGATAAGGATTAAATTATTAGTTACATTATCTGATGTCCTTGTGATACTTTTTTTAAACGAGTAATCATTTTAAGTCATTGAAGTAGCAGATAAGTTCAAAGCTGTTACTGTGTAGAACTGAATGCACAATAACTATTGACTTGGATTGTGAATGTATATTATAAAGTTATCTGttgaaatttaataattgaatggattttattatattatattatatatgactTTGTAAAGGAAGACTTTTGTAATTGCTTTGGTCCGAATCAGattccaataaaattttatctaagTTGTTTAAGCTTTGAGGAGACTTCACAGTTCACATGCATAATGTATAAACTATAAAGTACAGTTAACTTTTCTGTGTTGATAATATTACTATTTGTAAATGTTAGATATATAAAATCATGGATGGGCCTCCACTTAACATCTTAAGCTTTTAGAAGAAATGATCCTTGAGAGTAATTAGTAGCATGTTTTGCTTGGAGTCCCAAATTTGTTACTAGCACTAATGACATTTTACAAATTTGCAGACTGGGGCCCTTTAGTTGATGTTGTTGGTTATTGTTTCTTGAGCCTTGCATCAAAGTATCAACCCCAGGAAGATTTTGTCCAATGGATTCAAAAAGGACCACCTCCTTTATATTTTGGGTTTGGGAGCATGGTATGGTAATTGCATGTGAATTACAAGtcattttttatgaattgtCTTTGATAATCAGCTTTTTTTGTGAATTCAACTTCACTATTTGGATTTATGGATTGTACTACCACTACAAGCCTTAGTATTGTTACTATTGTAGATAATCATTAAATCCCCAATCATAAATCCTAATTCCCCATCAGCGTTACTAATGGCGGGTTCCCCAATCAAAATTCTGCCATATAAACACACCATTGCGCCTTATGGTGGGTttcccttcacaaattgcctatggTGGTTGGCAAAAAATCTGCCATAGCGCCGCCATGGCCACTATTTAACAACACTGTTCCCCATTTTTCTTGTTGAATATTTGGTGGATTAGTTTTGAGATTAATTCATTTGGTGTGTATAGAAAATAAGACACTACTTATGATGATCCTGACCTTTCTGGACTAGTTGATGCACAGATGTGACTTTGGCCAACATAATTTCCTTCATTTGGTAATCTATTATTGTACATGTCATATAAAGAGGCTTTATTGCTATCATAGAATCAGTGCAATGACATTTTCATCAATAACTGTTTCAGCGATAATCATAAGCTCATGAACTTGACATTGTATGAGTTGACACTATAagcaattttttaaagaattatttttgaaatcgtCTAAAAATACTTGTTTTACTTTTTCAGCCTCTTGAAGATCCTAAAGGAACAACAGATGTTATATTGGAGGCACTAAAAGATACAGAACAACGGGGAATTATTGACCGGGGTTGGGGCAATCTAGGGAACTGTAAGTATTTTATTCCAATTTTGTTTTGAACCTATTTGATTCCTTTTTATCAAATACTCATTGCTGTTGAGGAAGTTATAATTTTTGGTTTcatgttctgttatttgtttgtATGTCAGTGCCAATGAATGAGTGAAATATGTGTTGTTTATTACCAAGTTTAACCTTATGACCTTATGCAAATTGTCCATCCCCTCCCCACCAACCAACTAACCCCTTGCTATTGACGTTGTGTTTGTTTAATCGTAGTTCTGATTAGCTTTTCTGAAATTGTATAGTCACATGCTCTAACTCCATTAACCGATTAAAAAGGTATCCTTAtcaaaagtattttcttttattctgtTTCTGGTTTACTTTCAACAAGaatattcttttattgtttAGCAATTGATCGATTTTATTCCAAAGAAAAATCAAGGAAAAATTGAAGACCAAGATTCCAAAATAGAATTTATGGGTTTGTTTAATGGAAAAAAGGAGTTATGTGTTTTCACTCATGTCCTGGTTGGCATACATTATTTGGCTTTGCAGGAGCTAAAGGATGAATGAACTGTAAAAATCTCCATATGAATGTTCTTCctaaaatttctttgatttaataatttataaggaGGATGAGCAGAAATGAACACTTAAAGGCTATATTACCCTGCCAATGGGCAAGTAGCCTAGACACTGACTATTTCAGTTTATTTTCATATGCTTTAACGTCTACCCActtgaatatgtttatatatgttATGTCAGCTAGTTTATCTAAGACATGCCTgcaaattttttcttaatatcatcatttttttctgtGCATTTTACGTAATTagcattagttttattttcattttgttttccaTTATGCAGTGGCAGAACTTTCTGACAATGTTTTCCTTCTGGAGGAATGCCCTCATGATTGGCTGTTTCCTCAATGTTCTGCTGTGGTgagttttaatttatgttttcttgtGGGTTTATTTGGCCAAGAAAGAAAATGCTTTGGAGTTTGTCAGAGTGTTTTTGTCATTGCTAGTTTGagccttttttattttgattctcaatttcacaattcaaattttagctGTGAGAACTGAAAAGTTCTTCCAAGAGAAAACTAACAGAAAGGGGGGCAAAGGGGTTGGTTTGGAATATCCACTCAGATCTGGGGATGAAATAACTGGAAGATATTTTTGGCACAAAATTGCAGGTGCATCATGGTGGAGCTGGAACCACGGCTACCGGATTAAAAGCTGGGGTAATTAATGTTCAATAATATCTTctaagatatttttcttttacataatcCAAGGATTCGTTTGAATGTCTTTAGAGTTTTAATGACATAATTCTggtgcttataaaaaaataaatcagtttattgctttttaattttttatttttttttaatatgaaaccATAACTTGTAGTGTCCAACAACCATAGTTCCATTCTTTGGAGATCAGTTCTTTTGGGGAGATAGAATATATGAGAAAGAATTGGGACCAGCCCCAATCCCAATATCTCAGCTCAATGTTGAGAATTTATCAAATGCCATAAGATTCATGCTCCAGCCAGAGGTGAAACTAAATTCTATTCATCccattcttttgttttctcctGCATACTCTATAAACATAATGTGTAATAGTTGTGCAATTGTTCTATGCAAACAAAGTCACGGGTCATGGTTTAGTCAATAGTATTGATAGTTAGTGGATTATAAATATTCAGGTGAAATCTCTAGCAATGGAAATTGCTAAGTTGATTGAGAATGAAGATGGTGTTGCCGCTGCGGTTGATGCATTCCATCGACATCTGCCTGATGAGCTGCCACTGCCAACTCCTATTCCAGTGGAGGAGGACCACTTGAATCCTTTGCAGTGGTTTTTTCTCCAACTTGGAAGGTTCTGTTGTGCACCTTGTGGTGGTGTGTAGGTTTTCtgcattaatttctttttcattttcattgattCATTGTAGAATACATGTTGTAGGTTGCATAGTGTTTTGCTTTGGCATTTCATTCATTGTCAAGTCTCTAGGGTGAGGACTTGACTAACAGTTAATATTCATGTATTGTGTATATTTGAACCCTCCCCCTCCCCCCACAACAAGGTATAGGTTCTGTCATTAGTGATAGATTAAGAGATATAAAGAGCTGGGTAACATCATTCATGTAGCGGCTGCTCCAAATAGTTTGCTTCAGTATGTTTCCAAATTTGATAGTTGATAATAATTTCATGCTAGAATTTTGTGTAGATTgccttttttttctcctattagtttattttgatcttttaaaaGGTGGGAGATATTTTCTGTTGTATAGATGTGTAGTTCATATCACTGATCCTAATCTTAGggtaatgacaaaaaaataaagtgcaCTATGCCACTATGGTAGGGTAATTTACTATACCATCAATCATAGTAACAACTATTACAATCTCATTCGGAAAATTCTAAGCATGCCACTGAACCTTTTTTCCCCCATTGACACTTGACAGCATTACTTGAATTTTTAGTACTATTTGACTAGTTAATCGAGTAGAATTACTATTATTGTATGTGGCAAAACTACAAGGATCCTTTGATACTTAAATTAGTTTCCAAGCATAGTGATAGGGAATAAATGATTGTGTTTGTACAATTTGGACAGGGAGACTCTTACACCTCCTACTTTCAATTAGACACTTTCAACATTCTCTATTCTCTTCTTtggatatatattttaaatcttattcttaaaattagtaaaaaaaaaatcttttttcattgaaaaaaatatcttttaatcatCTAAACTCAAattactctttttatttatatttttttagttgtatatttcttttaagttatccttttatttttattttatctctaaagtctaaactaagttttaatagtttttaagtTATTCTTGatcattataatatatatattttaatatatttatgtattagaaatttaaattttaatatattatatatttaaaatatttatttagtatggattttaattatataaaaaatttatctcaTACCGCGTACATATTAAAATAGTATCAAGTATAAAGATAAATCATTTATCTCTaagaaaataagttatatagtaaaagtataaaataattgtatattatcatttaatcatatgataaatttcattaatgataataactttaaaaattaaattaatgataatttataattagagaactgtctaaaataaatttagattaTCATTACCATCATTATTGAAGTCTATCTCTAAATAGTCTAATGTATAGTTCTCTTTAATTTTCTGTCACTATTTATTGGATTATCTTTTCTCTGGTCAACCTTCCTTACTAATAAGTAATAATTCTACAAGGCTTTCTCAAACATGCCTGCCCAAATAATCTAAAATGCATCgtaaaatgtttattaaccaaaaaaaacttgtttttatctttcttgTTTCTTTATAAAGATtttcgaaaaaagaaaagaaaattaatcaattttttttagaggattAACATCTTTTGCTAGGCCAACTCTGGTCGATTAATTTTACAAGGTTTGATCATGTAAAGgattataaataatactatGTAATAATGGAGTGGcttattacaaattaaaaaaaaaagtgatttggatGTAAAATA includes these proteins:
- the LOC100778448 gene encoding sterol 3-beta-glucosyltransferase UGT80B1 produces the protein MMGSNEIEYLSEQVLDRGFEFDSRQNKDLKQMDIESRGEKFYGASSEEDEDGNQSLPQVASSSRRGLEHCITSPVGTERNPLIVGDEIFLSRSMTGKREFPRQDTILDRLSERAKQLITNLVKIQNDGTVEVDIEMSAYVAPELLELQSFVESTVSGSLSSESKKSVPRLQIVILVVGTRGDVQPFLAIARRLQEYGHHVRLATHDNFKTFVKSAGVDFYPLGGDPRVLAGYMARNKGLIPSGPAEISVQRKQLKAIIDSLLPACTAPDMETGVPFKAQAIIANPPAYGHVHVAEALGVPLHIFFTMPWTPTYEFPHPLARVPQSAGYWLSYIIVDLLIWWGMRRIINNFRKTTLKLAPIAYFSMYRGSISHLPTSYMWSPHVVPKPSDWGPLVDVVGYCFLSLASKYQPQEDFVQWIQKGPPPLYFGFGSMPLEDPKGTTDVILEALKDTEQRGIIDRGWGNLGNLAELSDNVFLLEECPHDWLFPQCSAVVHHGGAGTTATGLKAGCPTTIVPFFGDQFFWGDRIYEKELGPAPIPISQLNVENLSNAIRFMLQPEVKSLAMEIAKLIENEDGVAAAVDAFHRHLPDELPLPTPIPVEEDHLNPLQWFFLQLGRFCCAPCGGV